The genomic interval tccagttttggaggagaaaatagtagaatacgaaacctcgattttgtcaatttaaaatacgttttatctggtcgaagcgcaactgtcgcattcactcaatatatatattgatatatatatattgtcgcattcactcaatatatacatacactcaatatatatatcgaagaaaggaacggtatcaaaattaaggtttcaggtgtacagccctcttaacaatgcatttaaaacatttaaacaatacgcggcaccttctgggtccgggctttaaacataacataacaatcatattatttcattaatctttaaattcttattgtttctaaattcacactattccaaaACTAAGGCATggcttgcccccccccccccccaaatgacgtccctgatttgTATATATAGAGAATAGGTTATAGAAGAGCAAGCcagcaaaaatcattgtcatatttgaattcagtgggtcaaactcaAACGTAatacaaattgatttttttttattgctcagtgttatcaaagCATCTTACATACATCATGATACAAGCTATGTATCATTGTTAATCTCGGATTGATAGCGACTTTAAAGTTGACACATTTTCGAATCGCGGCTGtcatggtgcgtacgcaccaagccaacgaacggcccacaggccaacttttaaaaccagtagcgtacaaaatatcgaaataaaaattgaaattaaatatcaaaattaaaactattattattatattaaaattaaattcaagtatcaaaataaaataataatcattatattaaaattaaaattaaatattgaaagttaaaacagaacatgcacaatttaaataaattttcgagattgacctaaaattagatcatcaacaatcacatacaggtaatcctcgacttttgtttgtcgaagatgttttgacttacgaagatacgcactaagatcgaaaaaaaaatcaaagaattattatttttacttccccgtaatgcgcagttactgagaatatatcatgtattagtatgggtgatccaacgatttttgctaacccggggtgttgtcggtcacatcaagcggatttttttattcttcaattgtttctctcaattgaattttttattcttcaattgtttcaattgtttaaaaagttggcccaaaatcgttgttggtttagtccgtaagcaccatcaTATGCACGCAAAATGTACCATCACGGATATCCGAGTCGTATGtcacaacaataaaaataaaaagatagcaAATTGATGAATGGAGTGATGATATCGATAGCAATGGGGAGGGGGCGTCGAGTGGTTGTACGCATGTGCAAGGTTGTATGGTGTGTTGGCACGTAGCTGTGCCCGGTAGAGCACATTCCCATACATTAATGGGTGTGGGAACCGAATCCCAGGTAGCTGGTAGGCGGGTTCTCACGTGGCAACCCTCCACGTTCCCACGGGTGCATCGGACCTCGCTCCACAACAGGGTTAGATAACATCGAAAGTCTCTCCGAGTCAATTTTCTTCTTTATGGCGAATATTAATTCCGGGGGGGGAAAAAAACCGACTCCATGAAATCGAATCGAGATAGCGATCCTTGTGAATGGCCGgcacttttatattttattgcactTTATCGATTCGAAGAAACGttgctacttacatacatatgttatatttcaCGGCCGTTTATCTGACAGGTCACCCTAAATCGACACCATGGAAAATATggaatatatttttcgattgCGACCGGAATTTGAGCACATGACCTCTCTCTACAGgtgatttgtttttgatttttaaatgcttttcattgTTACTTTGGGTAATTTGTTTGGtaatctgcgctcatcattattttcataattgtaatcttccatttgggccatgcagggatgttttgtatttgtagcttgttcttattaatcggaacaggctgcaggtgcaagacatttccttctttgtatttttactacttatgaaattatctttgtattttattgctcatttaaattttcatttatccgatattttattactttactgtttttttatgattgtgtttaaattttgtttttttttatcttattttttgcttttgcttttcgttctatctatttattttttgttttcttcctcttttgttttattatctaggccattgtggcgcattaggttcttcctgtaatgccacaatggtccaaaacttttaaataaataaataaattactaaattgtgttcacaatatgtacatcttatatctattttaatagctactgacccactgatcattttctattttacagttttaatttaattttgttagtaatcgttgtattatattattctaattttaatgtacagcataataggaaaaagaggccAAAAACCTATTGACAATAGCTCTACAGGTGAGTTACTCTGTGTCAGTAGGTGAAAAATGCTTGATTCCTATTGGTCCACCAAAACGTTCATAACAAAGCTTTTCGACCAATAgtaattttgatttatgtattgtTTGCTTTCTGCCAAgtgtactagtggttagcatattatgcttttgagcagagtggtcatggtTCGATTCCATCTGGTAGCtattggtcagaccttggtttgtgtttccaggtagatcgtttcctatcagagtctgccaatttttctgattttcattgaaacagttgtgcaaacatatgtacatgcatattagGTACGATATATACTAAGTTCGTGAGGTAATTCTCAGGAAGAGAGATAATAGGATGCCTTGCAACGTTTCTTAAGTTGATGTTATTATTAGagataggatagtcacagtgctatctattgttcggcaaacctttaacaatgcatttacaacctttgaacaatacacggccccctcgggctccggtgactagttattataCCACCTGTAAATACGTTTTACTTAAAGAAAAGAAgcacatgagccgttatatttgaaagtccaattttcagtcccaaaatcactatttttgtttgacttaattcaaaaattgttattaattcttttaattcgatatgtccagaatcttggtaaagtagaataaatatattacagaccaccagtatttttgaatattgttaaacgcaaaacattatatttaatgttttgcgagatatttctcgatgaagaaaagtggacctttgccactttcaattatatgtttcaattaaatattcatgTGCAAAAagcgttaaataaaataacataaaattttaatgttattttataatattattgtcaaCCCTTGTTCGTACGAAATTGCCATATGTAAAAACGAGATGGATTATTGTATTGAACAATACGTGAATGCACGTCAACCTGTACCAAAAAGGGATCGCTATAGATCAGcgcttttaaaatattatccctCGTCGCTgagtttatacaaaaaaaaaagatcaaatataaataatttaatagtgcGACTTTTAATTCATTTGGACTAAGTAATATTATGAACTTCgactttgataaaatttatttttctttgatgGATGACATATTTTTGAATACCTATGAACAGGCCCGTcccgagggtatatggcgccTTAGGCAAATTGGtttcaacccccccccccccttcttaaatttttaaataataaatttcattaactttcataacaataaaaatatattaggacaaaaacaaaaataataatttttaaataggcacgttttatgtatacaaatgaacaaaataaaacaaaatacggataactatgaataaattcggtaatgaagacattaatttatattcaacaatgaattgaagaattttatagagtgacatttctttacattatataaaataaaactattcaaataaatttatataaaataaaactattcaaataaatttatataaaataaaactattcaaataaatttatataaaataaaactattcaaataaatttatataaaataaaactattcaaataaatttattaaaatgtttactattagattaggcatgtttaagcggtttatattataaataccgagcgaagccgagtaaaaccactagttttatataaaatacaattccaaattaccacttgtaccgacgacagtttgctgttttatGAGTTTTATTcgcgagtcgttgatatttgacctGCATATGAATCTTTGGCATACGCGTGACGTTTACTTTTAATAACATTCATTGTATTAAAtcagatttttgatttttaacttaACTGATTAAATGATTAactaatttttgtttaattgttgCCGAACTTTGAAACTTtctatattaaatgaaaattactaCTCCCAAAAGAATTCATTAAacatgtgaaaatatttttaatccaaactatattaaaacaataataatagaaattgaTAGCATACAAAGTTTTACAATAGCCGATTGGAGCGAGAGCGAAGATGCATTTATGAATGAACTAGATACATAAACGTGGGTGCGAAAGAGACAGAGAGTTGCAGTTGTAAAACTGATGTCAGTGGAGTAAAGTGAGTGAGTATGGTGGGGGAGACAGAAAGTCCTTCCTGCTGCAAACAGAGACTGTCAACTTGACAGTTCCGATCGTGCAACCGTCGAGGAGTCATCGGTGACAAGTGaccaattattttataaacaatcaTTTTGATTACGTTCTGTGTGTGATTGTTCAAAATGTCCATCAGTGATGATGAATACGATTCGAGGGAAGGATTCGCGCAGGACGAAAGACACAACTCTACCATGTCCAAAGCTGAGCTCAGAAAGGTATTTACATAACtattttgttataatattataataattagaacagtgaataaataatttttcatcattactacatacatacatacatctcatTTCGATTTGATTGTATCTTGATAACTAGTTAAAGATTGGTCTTAGTGATTCATATTGGTCAGCACATCTTAGCTGACCAATATTTTACTTACTAATTATTACTGTTATTATCTGTCGAGTTAATAACTTTGCAATGAaaactgtgtatgtatattatttgggTCTTTTGATCTTGCTTTGTTTGGAGGATGGGTCTTCATGCGTAACAGTGTGAACATCCTGTCGGAAGTGTGAATTATCGTGGGTAAAAAAAAGGACCTGTTGCAAtgaaaaaatctatataaaaattgataccTACCCTAGCTGTGCTCTGATGTGTTAAATTGGTGATTGATATCAATGCTTTTCTAATTGTTTTCAGACTAATAAGCCAATTATGGAAAAGAAGAGGAGGGCTCGTATCAATCAATGCCTTGGTGAACTCAAAGATCTGATTTTGGAAGCTATGAAGAAAGACGTGAGTAATATTATGTTCTTTTTCAATGCTTGATTATGTTTCCGTGTAATCATTTAAACAAAACGTCACTATAAAATGTCACTTTGGTAGGGTTAGGGTATATAAAAATCCTCAGGaaagttttcatataaatttaattaaattaaaattggaataatagTATAGCAATTGtaaattgtatcaaatgtaatgtttcctgtaaaaaatataaatgcaaaatttctacttttgatttgtacaatttttttttgaatatgctTATTAAGTCTTATTTGGATTTGAGTAATTTTCTTGAAGAAACTTTTGTGGGTATTATTTAGATAAAATACCAAATCCCAGTACTTTTTTGTTATCAACTTTGTTTCCGGAAATGAAAGCAAAATGACAATCtcagatgtattatataaatattgctTTAGATAAGAAGTATCGATACTGTAGGTGTAAATAGATTGCAGATAgcatttaaatttgataatcaCTCACAATGAATGATCCAAGTTTAGAATTACTGAAATTGCTTAGACATGTTTCCGTCAAGGAAACTACACACATAGGCATTCTCAACGAGCAAATTCCGTCACTATCATACTATATGTTTTGCAATTCCGGAACATGCTTTGTGTAAAACCAAACCCCCTTCGCTATCGAGAGGGGTGTCCCGGTAATAGAGGAGGGCGAGCTGTGTTTCGGAATGTTCCCACGCTTTGTCCAACATGTATAGTTATGCCGGTCATCCGGCACCAGgtgactaaatataatataatatataacttcgtCTTCACCCCATATTACCAAAGTCCCACGCTACTACACTAGCACGCATACGCCAGGTGTCGCACACTTATCGTGACCCTCAACGTCTAAACCCCTTTTGTAACAATCGAGCATCTTATCACAGCTGACCTTATTTCATTTGCAGCCTAATCGCCATTCCAAATTGGAGAAGGCTGACATCCTGGAGATGACCGTGAAGCACTTGCAAGCCTTGCAGAGGAGAGGGTTGGCGGCAGCCGCCACGTCTGACCCAGAAGTCCTACCTAGATTTAGACAAGGCTTCTCAGATTGCGCTGCTGAGGCGACACGCTTCCTCTCGCGTCCTCCGGCACTTCCTGTTCCAGCTAGAACCCGTCTTCGGCAACATCTGGCTGCTTGTGTTGCGGCTCTACAACAACCACCTCCTCCTCTACCTCACGATCTCAACGGAAACATACACGTCAGTGGTGTGCCACTGATACCCAGCCGTCTGCCCACTGGAGAATTAGCTCTAGTCCTTCCAGCCAACACCCAACTGCCTTTCGCCAGACCGTTCCCACAACACGAGTCGCACATGAGCGCGTTCCAAACAGTACGCTCTGCAAACAGACCTCCAAGTCCGGCTTCATCAGTGTCAAGTTGCGACTCTATGAGCTCGGAAAGAGCAACTCCACCTCATGTATCAATCTCGAGCACATTTCCAACACCTCCGAGTCAAACGTCCTTCAACGAATCAAGCCCAGAAACGCAAAAATCAATAGTATCCTCAACGACCATTTCGCCAGAGAGTGGACCTGCAGAATCAAAGCCTGCAGAGCGTCAACGCGGATCCTTGTGGAGGCAAACGGATGTCCAAAGTCCTTCAAAGCAGACCGCTATAGATTATTCGATGACACCTTGTAGGAAAAAGCCATACAGCACCAGCACTAACTTGATGAATAGTGTATTGACACCTGAACCTCCAGCTAAAGTTAGAAAAATAGCATGCGAGCAAGTCAGCAGCTCTCAAAGTCCCGAAGAATTGAGGAGGAGTCAGAGACCTAAAGAGGAACAGGCTGGAACTAGTAGTAGCACTTCGCAACCTTCTGGCGATATGTGGAGACCGTGGTAAATTTTGTGATAGTTTATTGATCTCGTGTAAATATGTGCCTTATTAGAGTGTTAAAATAGATGTATCTCGcttattttttaaactatagcatagtatattatataccaTAGATTTatgacattaaaataaaatatttttcctgttaaaacttctttttttgttatatttgaaCATCTCAATACATATaagtaaaataatgaaaaaacttCGTTTGGTATATGATAggatgtagttttttttattaatggaaTCAATTGATAagtaattttcaataattagtaattaataagtatttttgtttcttatgaAGTTGAATATTTGTTATACAAATctatagttttcaatttagttCAAATCTCACAGTACTCTAAATTGAATTCCATAATACAATAGTATATTATTCATGACGTATTTAAACATTACTTATGAGGTTGGATTCTTAAGTTGGATTCTTATCTCATTGTTTTCTTTTATCTTAttaattgataatattaaaaataatgcattgCATAATCATTGTAGTGAAGAACACcatatttttgattattcaaACCATAAATTCGGTAATACTTGCCAGTGTTGTGAAAACGATAATATCAGACACCATTGAAATGCATGTTTGCGGTGAATAGTAATTGAATGAAAGCATAACAAAAGGTATACACAATGGCGATGGTTATTTCGATGAGAGTTTTTGTGGTTTAAAAACAGATTTACTGAAGTATATCAAacaacccaaaaaaaaaaaagaacaagatGAATCCTTAGCTACCtgtcgattttttttgtgttgctGGAGCATATTTACAGTTTCCAATATTTCCACTTCCTTTCTCACGCGCTAATTTCGGTTCTCATCCTTTGGCAGGTATCGTCCAGATGTTGCGAACATTTTTAAACACGTACTTGTATAAATACGTGTGTATTATTTACGTAagccctctctctctcttgttgTATCGACATTCACAATACCTCGTTTCATTTCATATGTGTGTCAAAGTTTTATTCATATCATTTTAtttggttattattttttttttgtgatttatttCGAGGCAAATGGTTGTCAACAGCTGACGGCTCAAGATGAGTGTGAGAAACGATTGAGTGAAGCGTTCACAGGCGCCATACGACAGCCACAAAAGGAATCGATGGTCCATTGCGAACCGGTCACTATCACCGGTACACATTGGGTCAAgtgacattttaaaattcaaatgtcTTGAAAGTGTTGAAAAAATTACATGTGGGAATTTTTTAAAGGGCAATTTCAAGTTGCAATTGTTCTGTGCACGAAACTAATTTTTTGTCTATGCGTTGATTGATAACAATGATatcaatttattcattataaaatttttgtatataatggAATTTGCAGACGAAGCGAATTATATGTTGCaggtacaatataaaaaaaaagaattaatataagaaataaaaataaagaaatttttttaCGTCCTAAAACACTTTGCATAAATGCGATAGCATGCTTGGTTCTCGTAAGTTTCAAGCTAAATAGAATCGATTGTAGTCATGCTCGCCTAGtctgataaaataatataaaattttggtcTTATTGatgttgttgatattattattgatttagcATGAGACGTACatacgagaaccgagcatgctgttacattcgtgcaatgtgttgtaatatTGAAAGAACGtacaataatttctttattttttaaacattatttttttatttaacattgttTACGATTACAttagtttgtcagctacgtacatacatacatacatacatacagtggcggactgggactgaaatcagtgcatgccaggagtcaaagggggcccacccagggttaaaaaaattgtccccccccccccatataacaaaattttcttctttccatcacgctaaaaatcaagggtaaaaattaaatagaattttcaaaaatgggaataaacaattttaggtacaagaaaaatggcaaaagcaaaatagatccataaattacattgtacatatatttcgtaTTAACCCTTTttctaggtaaatagaatgcatcatacaataatgcggcataaaagcggctttagCTCTCGgtaaacaatcagggacgtcatttcagcttttttcagggggggggggggggggcaggcaaagattggtcaaattgaattttttttcaaaaaatctttttaatatcggattaaaaatggaaaatattctttgcatacaccttattgagttataaatatttgaaataggcccggcaaaggggcccacgcaaatgttgaaacatccatttcgagcctaataaaaaaagttaaccgatccttgggctgttaaagcaggtattagttgtttgtgtatatcgtaagaaatttgttttgttgaaatacccaaactttaggtcccaaagtgcaatatcttTTTTTTACACACATGAAATAGTTactaagttatttaatttttctgagggcccatattttctaacagatagtggggcccacatgccatcgggcatgttcgcttgtatggccagtccgccactgcatacatatgtacttcatcggcagtcgctagttattccgtatatgcatagggacAAAACAGTAACTAAAAttggttttctccctcacacgcgatctcactcgcacgcattaggccgaagtgctgtttggagaacacatacatattaccgtGGTGcagaggttacgatgctctgcctTAAAGGATTAATAGCTCATATCATTTAAATCATTTCgagccacacatacctcagtcCAGAGTCACCTCTTCTTCGTGGTTTGAAgagattattatatttttctgatcAGCTGTAATTTTGTAACTATTTTTTAAGagatgaaaaacaaaaaaaaaactaatttaccAACATGCCTTTTTGGGTAGTATTAGCAattgggcagtattagcaattaactgtatgatttttgtgtttttactaaagaaatttaaaaatgaaattaaaaaataccgtaagggcgaaaacacacagcggtgtACGTGACACGTGGTTTTttaagatacttttaaacatgtgaaaaaatggGCCATGCCTTGCACATCTTTGTGGAACGCCCAGCAAACTccgccccaaaatgaccctctgggatgttttcgataaaattgtatccttgtagtTATCCTTGCATGACAACAATCGacaacggtgtatcccatatttgaagaaatttaggagaccacccacagcggagagccatgcacacgatgtgccgtGCATCGCTGTGTGTATTCGCCCTAAGACTTTGGACTAAGGTATGCGgggctcaaaatgttctaaatgatatgagctatttatttatttaacattttggaccattatggcattacaggaagaacctaatgcgccacaatggcctacataataaaataagagagggagaaaacaaaaaataaaaaattattagatAGAACAGTaagcaaaagtaaaaaattaagatataaaaaattacaaacaaaaaaaagctaTCAACCCATAGaggctttgcacttagcttTCAACCActctgtataatattattacaatataattcaatgcaaggtatttgataaaattactgtaagttttgctgtccataacataacgttgacaattacttttaccgtctaaaaatataaatttccaataataaattaataatatcaaacaaTTTACGTAGtttatattaaaactatatttattttctataaatatagTTATGAATTATATCTCCGATTTCAAATggtgttattatttattaataaaattaagagCAGTACATTACTTAagttttaacttttaaatttaaatggaaaatttccATCAAATTAAATTGGTCTCTTTCTTTAATTACGATACTTTAGACAGCATAATTAGGTCATTTCATTGCAACTGCAACAATTTGTTGAGAATGTTTAAAATCCACcgctttataaaaataaaagccaATACTGAataaataaggttaaaaatatacgaaaaaaattgttttatcttGCGAGGTTGCGAGGAGTTAagataactatgtatatatattgaaaatttcattcaatattatGCCATCATAAGGCCATAtgaatatatcagtggcgtgcggtgaaattctctctctttttgtcgtacagccttacttattgTGCACGGGCAGGATACATGAAGAAcagcttgttcctcttgtatccttcTCGCGCACAtgaagtaaggctgtacgacaaaaagagagagaattttaccgcacgccactttAATATATGATACTTCAGATGCAATTTATCATATGTTTTCCAAACTGACTGTTCTGAACGCGGTATTCCTGTTAGCATCACTACTAATCCGACCATATTTTagaattacattaaaattgtcAAACATCGATTCACTTGccctaaaaagtaaaaataaaacgcgtaaatatattttattcatggcCGTAGAGCGCGGTCTTTTGCTCTCTCGCCGTCGAACCAGCTCTCATGGCCAACTGTCAACTGCACGTGTGAGTCGTGTATTGTTTGGTTTTGTCAATTTCCACCGGTTTTATTCGGAATTAGTGCATCATGAGCTCCAGCAAAGGCAACGTGAAGCGAACTCGCCCTCAGAAGCATCAGAATCGTACGTCATTCAAGAACGACATGCACGATACGTCCGTCAGAACAAAGTTCATCAAGTCAATACAGCCTTCAGGCATCTGTCTACGTTGCAAGTCGATCATCGAATGGAAGATCAAATACAAGAAGTTCAAGCCTCTAACAGCGCCGAAGAAATGCGTCCGTTGCGAACAGAAAACTGTCAAAAATGCCTATCATGTCGTATGTCTACCTTGTGCTAGGAAGGAAGGAATATGTGCTAAATGTATCCAGAAAGTAGAGGTTATTAcaccattatttttttctgaaaatgatttctttgatttgaaATAATGATTGCATGTGTTACCAAATGACAAATTGGAATGTTCATATTGTTTGATTGCCTTTGTTGTATGGCTCATAGTCTAATACATTCTTggattgtaaatatattaattattttcaggTAGTAGAACATAAACCAGATCTAAATCCAACTGAAGATGCAGAGATGCAACAGATACTTAAATCTTTACCGGAAAGAAAGCGAAGGACGCTTCTTAGGTATTTATTGCTGTGATTCTTACCGACTATCGTCGTCTTCTTGGTTTCGGATCAAATTTCTATTTGTATCGTTTATGATTGTAGGTATTTGAGGAAACAAAACGAAGAAAAggatagtaaaaaaaagaaagaatccGCCGAAGAAGCTGCGAATGAAGAGACTGATGCTAAAAAAGATGCTGAATTAACGGATAAAATTAACAAACTGAAGTTGGACGGTTTGAAAAATGGCGAGGAAGACGGTGATATAAGCGATTTTGATAgtgattttgatgatttttcaGGCTCTGATATAGATGATTCTGATGTTGAAGAATGCTTGAGTgatattgattgaaaataaatgatttatacataccgaatgcatttttttttttgcaacatGATAGGAAAATAGGTGTTAATCAATGagattttcatttacatatttctCGTTTATGAAAGtagacaaataaaattttacaagcttttcaacttttattatatagatatatatatcttataattttatatgttaaatataaattatagtgATAAGtacagcattgaaaaaaaagcatAATTTTCTCAGTGGCTTTTCACACAGCTCGCTAATTTATTTTCCtacttaataattaatttatattttctttttttttttaatatatttttcatttattatttagtgtttgtgggtgtgtgtgtatgtgtgatcTGGATAAAgcttgaaattattcaaaatttttacaaatataatatatacgcatATAAAATTCTTTTTAACAATGTAATGCAACGTTTACCCGTATTGATATGAATCGGCTAGTGATTTCATTGTGAAATTCTGTCATACACATTATTAGATTTACGGAATCTTCCTCATTCCGGGTCGGTTGAATGTAATTGACAATATCAAAAGAAACAAATATACGTCATCATCGAAAAAcatttttagaatatttggaAGGAATGGTAGATGGACTttcttcattatttattatttatttttttaaacacatttTGTCAAACTAACGTACACCCCCTTTTGGGATAGCACATGTACACATTTTCTTTAGGTAA from Arctopsyche grandis isolate Sample6627 chromosome 9, ASM5162203v2, whole genome shotgun sequence carries:
- the LOC143917102 gene encoding uncharacterized protein LOC143917102 — translated: MSISDDEYDSREGFAQDERHNSTMSKAELRKTNKPIMEKKRRARINQCLGELKDLILEAMKKDPNRHSKLEKADILEMTVKHLQALQRRGLAAAATSDPEVLPRFRQGFSDCAAEATRFLSRPPALPVPARTRLRQHLAACVAALQQPPPPLPHDLNGNIHVSGVPLIPSRLPTGELALVLPANTQLPFARPFPQHESHMSAFQTVRSANRPPSPASSVSSCDSMSSERATPPHVSISSTFPTPPSQTSFNESSPETQKSIVSSTTISPESGPAESKPAERQRGSLWRQTDVQSPSKQTAIDYSMTPCRKKPYSTSTNLMNSVLTPEPPAKVRKIACEQVSSSQSPEELRRSQRPKEEQAGTSSSTSQPSGDMWRPW
- the LOC143916510 gene encoding uncharacterized protein LOC143916510; protein product: MSSSKGNVKRTRPQKHQNRTSFKNDMHDTSVRTKFIKSIQPSGICLRCKSIIEWKIKYKKFKPLTAPKKCVRCEQKTVKNAYHVVCLPCARKEGICAKCIQKVEVVEHKPDLNPTEDAEMQQILKSLPERKRRTLLRYLRKQNEEKDSKKKKESAEEAANEETDAKKDAELTDKINKLKLDGLKNGEEDGDISDFDSDFDDFSGSDIDDSDVEECLSDID